The following coding sequences lie in one Alosa alosa isolate M-15738 ecotype Scorff River chromosome 21, AALO_Geno_1.1, whole genome shotgun sequence genomic window:
- the arl9 gene encoding ADP-ribosylation factor-like protein 9, which yields MASLREVGLVGAAVAVTGGLVYIVWNLLYASGKKKPDKKDESPPKLEKIQAVKADETSQAPVQAPVVLETQPAKPKGTWVLVVGLEGAGKTSVLHCFATGSLEQDVTPTEGFNAVSINKEDLQIEFLEIGGTENLRAYWQKYLSKALVLLYVVDSTDKARFPIAKKHLHELLSSDSHLPLVVLANKQDLAGACGITDLHEALDLGLVGEERKLFLIGTSVRKGERLNSGVEDARNLVIQMVAPDC from the exons ATGGCTAGTTTGAGGGAAGTCGGACTTGTGGGCGCCGCTGTGGCTGTCACTGGTGGACTGGTGTATATCGTGTGGAATTTGTTGTATGCTTCAGGAAAAAAGAAGCCCGATAAAAAAGACGAATCCCCACCGAAGCTAGAGAAAATACAAGCAGTAAAGGCAGATGAAACCTCGCAGGCACCAGTACAAGCACCAGTAGTGTTAGAG ACACAGCCAGCCAAGCCAAAGGGTACTTGGGTACTCGTGGTTGGACTGGAGGGAGCTGGGAAGACGAGTGTGCTTCACTGCTTTGCCACCGGGTCTTTGGAACAGGATGTCACCCCAACAGAGGGCTTCAATGCCGTCTCTATCAACAAAGAAGACCTTCAGATCGAATTTCTCGAGA TCGGGGGCACTGAGAACCTGCGAGCCTACTGGCAGAAGTATCTGTCCAAGGCACTGGTGCTACTTTATGTGGTGGACTCGACTGACAAGGCCCGCTTTCCCATCGCTAAGAAGCACTTGCATGAGCTGCTGTCCTCAGACTCCCATCTGCCCTTAGTGGTGCTGGCCAACAAACAG GATTTGGCTGGCGCCTGCGGTATCACTGACCTCCATGAAGCCCTGGATCTTGGTCTAGTTGGTGAAGAGCGAAAACTCTTCCTCATCGGCACGTCCGTGAGGAAGGGTGAGCGGCTGAACTCGGGCGTTGAGGACGCTCGAAATTTGGTCATTCAGATGGTGGCACCTGACTGCTAG
- the LOC125286781 gene encoding testicular haploid expressed gene protein-like: MVHLSRVLELAQPKDPKTIWITTPWHVKWGNQEQIVPISFAALHAVPTARLSALAKPKKDFSGLSRLYQTRAWEEEHLPPRRTLRPSCKAGQYEHIVRLSTPKRRSTSSQEMRPPHKISCEHSCPIWHIDPGVKSVYVSPRLRQLASPKPLHPSFQSNKETVETYISSIAKTAQTTSRLDLLALSKKRENGMFYDRGHPERPIWLVSKSAINAKASPRVVELSLPKLLAKDYLPPRDLVLNA, from the exons ATGGTTCATCTCAGTAGAGTTTTGGAACTTGCCCAACCCAAAGACCCCAAAACAATCTGGATCACTACACCATG GCATGTGAAATGGGGAAACCAGGAGCAAATTGTACCAATCTCCTTCGCTGCTCTGCATGCTGTTCCAACAGCAAGACTCTCAGCACTGGCGAAGCCCAAGAAAGACTTCTCTGGATTGAGCAGGCTCTATCAGaccag GGCCTGGGAGGAAGAGCATCTCCCCCCTAGGAGGACGCTGCGTCCTTCCTGCAAGGCGGGCCAGTATGAACACATTGTCCGCCTGTCAACGCCTAAGAGGAGATCCACCAGCTCCCAGGAAATGAG GCCTCCTCACAAAATCTCCTGTGAGCACAGCTGCCCAATCTGGCACATCGACCCCGGAGTCAAGAGCGTCTACGTCTCACCCCGCCTCAGACAACTGGCCAGTCCCAAGCCCCTCCATCCCAGCTTCCAGAGCAACAAGGAG ACCGTGGAGACATACATCTCAAGCATAGCTAAAACTGCACAGACCACGTCGAGGCTGGATCTGCTGGCTCTgtccaaaaaaagagagaacggGATGTTCTATGACAGAGGACACCCTGAGCGGCCTAtttggctg GTGTCAAAGAGCGCGATAAACGCCAAGGCCAGTCCTCGGGTCGTGGAGCTGTCGTTGCCCAAGCTGCTTGCCAAGGACTACCTTCCTCCGAGGGATCTTGTTTTGAATGCCTGA